One Symphalangus syndactylus isolate Jambi chromosome 10, NHGRI_mSymSyn1-v2.1_pri, whole genome shotgun sequence genomic region harbors:
- the LOC129491615 gene encoding 60 kDa heat shock protein, mitochondrial-like — translation MSVLLNLIYRLNAIPLRISGEALSNATRAAVEEGIVLGGGCALLRCIPALDSLTPANEDQKIGIEIIKRTLKIPAMTIAKNAGVEGSLIVEKIMQSSSEVSYDAMVGDFVNMMEKGIIDPTKVVRTILLDAACVASLLTTAEVVVTKIPKEEKDPGMGAMGGMGGGMGGGMF, via the exons atgtcagttcttctcaACTTGATTTATAGGTTAAATGCCATCCCACTCAGAatctca ggtgaggCCCTGTCTAATGCTACGAGAGCTGCTGTTGAAGAAGGCATTGTTTTGGGAGGGGGTTGTGCCCTGCTTCGATGCATTCCAGCCTTGGACTCATTGACTCCAGCTAACGAAGATCAAAAAATTGGtatagaaattattaaaagaacactCAAAATTCCAGCAATGACCATTGCTAAGAATGCAGGTGTTGAAGGATCTTTGATAGTTGAGAAAATTATGCAAAGTTCCTCAGAAGTTAGTTATGATGCGATGGTTGGAGATTTTGTGAATATGATGGAAAAAGGAATTATCGACCCAACAAAGGTTGTGAGAACTATTTTATTGGATGCTGCTTGTGTGGCCTCTCTGTTAACTACAGCAGAAGTTGTAGTCACAAAAATTCCTAAAGAAGAGAAGGACCCTGGAATGGGTGCAATGGGTGGAATGGGAGGTGGTATGGGAGGTGGCATGTTCTAA